GCTTTTTGTAATTCTTGGAGTATTTGTTATACTACCCATTTTTCTGTcagttcatcttttttctttactcattAATAAGAATCTTTTTATTTATCAGGTCCATCTACTTTTTGatgtgtaaatttaaaaaatacatttttaacccTTTACTCAATTTAGATTTATTTTGGTATGTGGTATGAAATAGGAATCTCACTAAGTGTTTTTTCCAGATAGTTAAACAATCTCAGCATAATTGGGGAGAGATCGATTGTTTATGATTAGAAATGCcaatttttatcatatattaaattattttacatatttctcttAGGGGATTAAGAGTCTATAAAATCAAAAGCCAGAGTTTAACTTCCTTGTAAATGTGTAAACTCACTGTTAAGGTTTCCTAATtacactctctttttttttaagctgtgccACACAGTACgcaaaatcttagttcccccaccagggatcaaacccccactCCCTGAGTTGGAATggtggtcttaaccactgaactgctggggagatcccctagcTATATACTCTTGATGATTTTATCTGTTACCCCCAGAATTTCAATTACTCTCTTTAtgacaaaaattctaaatataagtTTTCTTCCCATACCTTTCTCCTCTAATATCCATGTATGCCTGATATTTCAAACTGAGTGTATTTTTTCCCTCCCAAACCAGTGTTCCCACTCTCATTAAAGGTTACTGTCATCACTCAAGCTTCAAACCAGCAAATTGTCATTAACCTTTTCTCCTTACATCTCCCTCTAATATTCCTTTTGTCCTGTTGTTTTTTCTCTTAGTCAGCCCAGTCTCCTTATTGGACTGCTGTAACAACCTCTCAGGGGTACTCCAGCCTTCACCTTGCCTCCGACCTTCCACCCCTGTACACACTTCTTTTCTTGTACTATGGAcaaaaggatgtgtgtgtgtaatagcaGATCTAATCATGTCACATCTTTTCAAACCTTTTCCGGTCCTTTTTGTGGCTTCCTGCCCAGTTTAGGGTTAATTCCTTAAAATGACCTGCAGGATTGTATTTGCTTGCCTCAGGCTTCATGGCTCATTTCTAGTGTTTCATACTTTGGCCTTACTAGATCTCATTCATTCTTCTGAAGCATGGGGCTTGATTCCTTTTATATactccctttcatttttcttgatatcttcttttccctcttcaccCATCTAATCCTTACTTATCTCTTCTTCAGTGAGGCTTTCTTTCCCAGGTTAGATTAGGTCCCCTTTGCTCAGCATTCCACAGTGCCCaatatttctgctttggctcagacagtaatgcatctgtctacaatgcgggagactcgggttcgagccctgggttgggaagatcccctggagaaggaaatggcaatccactccagtactattgccgggaaaatcccatggacaggcgagcctggtagggtacagtctatggggtcttaaagagtcagacaggactgagcgacttcactttcactttcactttatttgtaACTACTGGTgtaatttctttgttgagctGTGACCTAAGCTCTGGGTGGGCagggtcatgtctgactttttctccACTGTCTAGTTCTGATTATACCCAGACCCCACTCTACCTCATGAATATCTGTAGGATTCTGCAGTGGGTCCACTTTATGTCCCTGTTATGGAAGAGGATCAGGAGATCCCACCTAGAATCCTCCTAAACCTCTAAAACTCAACACTGAGGCACAGACCTTGATGAGAAGGCCACAGAGCTGGTCTTATTAATTACTTCACCAGACATCCTATTCTTTCATGTTTTCTGAGGTCTTCATTATGATAAACCATCCCCCTGCCTTCTGTTTTTCTTGAGATGTTTCCAGTTTTACTTCTCACTTCAGGCTTATAGGGAGAGAGATTTTTTGATGAACAGTTACAATTTTGACTTTCCAAAAACCAGAAACTTTCtactatttttgcaactcttTGTAAGTCAAAAATTATTTCacagaatgtttttttttaactgcagccTACAGTTTTATATTGAGCTGTGCctgaagaaaaaatttttcacTGATAAGACACCTTGAAGAAAGGACAATCAGTGTATCTCTAGATTGTATCAAATAGAGAGAAATCCCTAACTACTATCCAGCTCCTTGACATATAGGGGAGGTGGGTGGATCAGACCTAATGCATTAGCCTTGCTATGAGGCCATTTCCCCCATGTAAATTTTGATTATATTAATTACCTTTTCTTTAGATTATTGTATAATGGACTCATTGACATGGATATTCCCATTCAtagttatttttatctttataaataacATTCTGATGTATTTATCAAGTGCTTGAGTATTTCCTAATATGTTAGTCTGTCTGGCTGTCACTTGAACAGCTGACAGATAGAGTTTGTGAATCCAGAAAGCTGGAAGCCATCCGTAACACTTGGTGATGCAGGCACATTGCTATCCTGACAGGTTTTGTGTGAGTTATCAGATAGTATCCTCAGACAACagctctttctcatttttctgtttaCTGGGACAGTGatatcccctcccccacctttttttcCTCTATGAGCAGGGCTCCACTTCCAACCTTGAAGTCTTTTACAATCAAAGCAAAGAGAAGATTTGTGGATGTTGAATATGCAAGGAGCTGAAGAGAGAGTGATTGGAAGAGAGATTTGTTCAGGTGAGTGAGCAAGTGTTCACCAGTGGAAGAAATAGGAGGGCTTTGGAAATTTTACAAGAGAAACTGAATGAAGCTCAGAAGAGAAAATTGCCCTCTCTTTTGGGATGTTGGGGTGAATGTGAGTGAGCATCTCTTGGGGCCAGCTTTTCCCTGGTACTCATTTGATCTCATTTCCACTATTTGGCTCGTTTACATTCTCTCACTGTTTTGCCCTAATCTTAGTCTgttatttgtttgtctttttccttttatctccctTGTCTCTGATTGCCTCACTTCCTTGGTGTCTGCAGCTACCCATTTCTCATTAATGATCATCACCTTATCCTGGTGCAGATCTCTTCCACCGCTTATAATTCTGAATTACTTGCTCACTTGCTCTTATTGACCCTTACTCATAGGCCAGTATTAAGGCCTGTCAAAATGAGGTCCCTCTAAGTTAAGGGACTTCCACTCTGCCCTACACAAGAGACAtttactgtggtggtttttttcAGGTTGGATGAACAAGCCTGCTCCAGAGCAGAATGGCACTGATATTGAGTTGCCAGGGGTAGCATCAAAGAGATCCCGAGAGGATGAATACCAGGATTCTACATTTGAAGAAAAACGTATATATGAGAACATGAAGGAAAACCCTCCCAGAGAGGCTCCTGGACCACGCTTTTTCCGAGAAGGTTTTGGAGCAATAACTTTTATCCATAAGGAAGCACCTCCAGAAATGATTAGCCAGGAATATCATTTTGAGAGAGGCTTGCTTTTGACCTCAAGTCTTGTTACACATCTCAGGGTTTCTACAGAAGAGAGCCTACATAAATGGGAGACAAGTAACATACACACCAATGAGATTTCAGGCCAAAGTAAATGTTTGACCCTCTCTACACAGAAAAAATCTTGGAAATGTGGTGAATGTGGAAAAACCTTTACTCAGCGCTCATCCTTTACCCAGCATCAGAGAACTCATACAAGACCCTACACATGTGAGGAATGTGGGAAAACTTTTAGTCGTAGCTCATTCCTTATTCGACATcaaagaattcatactggagtGAAACCATATGCGTGTGAGCAGTGTGGGAAAACATTTAGATGTCGATCATTTCTTACTCAGCATCAGAGaatccacactggagagaaaccatataaatgtaacGAATGTGGGAATTCCTTCCGCAATCATTCACATCTCactgaacaccagagaactcatactggagaaaaaccttacaaatgtaataGATGTGGGAAGGCCTTCAGTCAGAACACACACCTCATTcatcatcagagaattcacactggTGAGAAACCTTATTTATGCAACGAATGTGGCTCTTCTTTTCGCAAACACTCAAATCTTACacaacatcagagaattcacactggGGAAAAACCGTataaatgtgatgagtgtgggaAAACTTTCCATACAAAGGCAAACCTCTCTcagcatcagagaattcatactggagagaaaccctataaatgtaaggaatgtgggaaagccttttgTCAGAGCCCATCCCTTATTAAACaccagcgaattcatactggagaaaaaccgtataaatgtaaggaatgtggcaaAGCTTTTGCTCAGAGCACCCCACTCACtaaacatcagagaattcatacaggAGAAAGACCCTACAAATGCAGTGAATGTGGTAAAGCTTTCATTCAGAGCATTTGCCTTATTCGGCATCAGAGAAGtcacactggagaaaaacccTATAAATGCAATGAATGTGGAAAGGGCTTTAACCAGAATACCTGCCTCACTCAGCATatgagaattcatactggagagaagccctatAAATGTCaagaatgtgggaaagcctttgcTCACAACACATCTCTTACTGAACATCACAGAACTCACACTGGTGAGAAGCTCTATAAATGTAGTGAGTGTGAGAAAACCTTCCGCAAGTATGCACACCTTAGTGAACATTACAGGATTCACACTGGTGAGAAGCCTTATGAGTGTgttgactgtggaaaattctttagacATAGTTCAGTCCTTTTCAGACATCAGAAACTTCACAGTGCTGAATAAATCTGGCATTCGTGTGATGGTTTCTCTAGGGAGAGTGCTAGGAATCTGGCCTAGGGGAGAGGCACAGGAACAGTTCCTAGAGAGAAGGATAAAGGAGACTTGGACACCATACTCAGAAGAATATTCCCACATATGGAGGTGGAAATTTGGAGAATGCAGAGCCTACTCCAGGTGGGCATCTGGGAATACAGGATAGGAAGGAAGTTCCTACTTTTCAGAGAAATCTTGGCTCCTTGCCATTCCTCTCCCTAGGGCACTCTAATAGCTGGAGGTGCCATTTATCAAGTTAACACTGTGTTTCCCTTATTACACTCCTGCCTTACCTCCCCAGCTTGTCGCCTGTGTTCACTGCTCACTaggctgggttgccattccaaACTGGTGCTCAATGTGAAAGTGGCAGCTGTTCTGAGGGGGTGCTGAATAGCCTCTAAATGACCGAGGTGGCTATTGTGGGAAGGCTGCCCATCTGTGGACGTGGCCCCATGAAggttagaaacaaatgaaaacagagtcattaatttatttattcaataaatatcggGATATATGGCAAGAACTGGGCTGATCGCTACAGGAATGGTGAAGAAGACTTTATCAGGGTGAGGGAGATCTGTCCCAATCCTTTAAAGCTAGAGGGTCACTTGGGGCTAAGAAGGAAATAAGTCAAAGCTTTTCTCAAATGCTGTCAGTttgtgggagggaaggaagatCTGCTCAGAGGGTCACAGAGAGGAAGACCTATCTTTTGTCCCTGTGGAATTATTGGCTTACCCAGAAAGGAAATGGTTTTTGCTGGGTTACCAGTGGTAAGAGGCCTCAGAGCAGGAAGCCTGCCTGTGACTGAGCAAGCCACCCACATATTCCTGACCTGGACTAGGGCATATTCCTGTCCCTTATCAGTTTGACTAGGCGACTAGTACACAGGGACCAGGGGATAGGAGCCCGCTAGGATCAGCTTGGGATTTGGTTTGTTAGCCCTTAGGGTGAGAAAGCATTCATGATAAAGGAAGGCAGCCCCTTTCAGGTTGGCTGGACTTGGGCATTGGTGGGCCAGTCCTTAGAGAAAGCTTCAATGATGAAGTCACTGTACCGGAGAAGGCTAGGTTTTGTGAAATCATGGCATTGgaggtttgttttttgctttgttttgactGTGCCACTTGGCACAAGGAATCTGAGTTTCCTTACCAAGATCGAATCCGTGCCCATTGCAgcggaagcgtggagtcttaaccactggaccatcagggaagtcccagcactgGAGATAATCATAGATTCATGAGAGTcggatgtttgtttttattaggACTTTATTATTCCAGGATGTTTAGCATTCTTTGTGAACTAGAGCTATCTAAGGAACCCTTCTCATGGGATGCATTTGGAAAGAATTCTAAAGAGAATTACCTCTTTCAACGCTGAAAATCAAGATAGCATGATTTGCCATGACtgatggcattttattttttgagtgaaAAGAAGGGCATGTTTCCCCTTTACTTCTCCATTCTCTTTCTTGTTCTTAACTGCTACCCAGAGAGTCAGCTGTGGAAGATTATATGAGGATAGCCTTTGATTGGTATTTGAAATAGTTTTCTATGCTCTGAagtttatatagttttaaaaaatatgaccaTTAAACACAACTAAAGTAAGTTAATTCTGGAATGGTTCTTTGGAATtcagcattgattttttttcccagaggaACTGTCTTATAAGCATTAGTAACTACCAATAATGGGAATATGACAGAAATAACGTACTTTCCCCTCTCCAGCTATAAAGATAATGTTCTCAAACCTGCCATAGAGCAGTTCataattgaataaattaatgtcttaggggaaaaaacaacCCTATGAAAACTGTATGCTCATGGAAAGCAAATGTCTGTATTTTTTCAAACACTAAAGAATTCATTGctagcacatagtaaatgctcagtaaatggttATTTGTtgagttaatatattttaatcaaaCTTCGCTTACCAAAAACTTTAGGAACTTCTTGACATTTAGAGTGATATTTATATACTGCCGTCTTTGGAGTCTTGACTGGAGGTTAGAGAGGAAAGGGAGAGTTTTCTTGAGGAAGAAGTCAGAAAATCTTAAGGGTGAAAGATGCCTCAGTTGTTAGAAAGATTTTCTAAAATGGAATGGACAAACCAAGATTTTAATCCTCAGGCTAAGAAAATCTGGTACCATTTTTACTTCctggagaagcagaaagaaaaaactcaTCAGCTTTACCCTCATCCCATATTCTCACAAATGCAGATATTTACTCCTGACTTTGTGTCAGTTGCTGGCCCACCATGTATCAAGTCTCTCCAGCTTGGCCTCAAGCTAGCTTCTTCCTCAGCCTTCCCTCATCATATCCAATCAACCACCATATCCAGTTGACTTATAACTCCTAAACTAGGAAGCCACCCCCACTGATAGTGCTTTATCCAAGCTCCCTGATTTATTTCCTAGGCTTTTCCCCCATTTTCCCAACTAGTCTTGCAGTTTCTTGTACCACTGGGCCATCTTTCACATGTCTTCTGGATGGTCTTTGCAAGACACAACTGTGGCAGCTCTGTGGTTCTCTCTGAATAAAGTGTTAGCCTCCAGGGGTACCTGAGTCTCCTCATCTGGCCTGTGCCTGCGTCATCATTTCAGAGGGCATTCCTTGCACGTTCTATTCCATGGTGCAAATTCCTGTGACTCATCATCATTGGACTCTAGTTTGGCACCTTTGCGCATTCTCTTCCTATCGCCTGCTTCCCTTCCCTGCTTCTGCTTGCTTGGGAGGCTCTCATTTGTCACTTGTGAATGTACTCAGGCAACAACTCTTCAAAGCTGTCCCTGATGTCACATGTTCTGTATGTCTGTACTTTTTGGCTTCATCATTTTATGTATCAGGTTATAATggttgatagctcagttggtaaagaatccacctgcaatgcaggagaccccagttcaatttctgggtcaggaagatccgctggagaagggatagggtacccactccagtattcttgggcttcccttgtggctcagctggcaaaaactgcctgcaatgcaggagacctgggttgggaagatcccctggagaagggaatggctacccacttcaatattctggcctggagaattccatggactgtacagtccatggggttgcaaagagtcagacacgactgagcaactttcacttcagtttatAATGGCTAGTTTACAAATCTTTTTCTTCCCACTGTCAGCTCCATCAGGGCAGGAGGCATGTgaaatttattcatctttgtatccacAGTTTCTGGCctttagtaggtgctcagtaaatacctgTTGAGCTCAACTAAAATTGAGTCAGACAATCCTCCATGCCCAAATGCAGGTTGTGACTTAAGTCCACAGTTACTAGCAGAAAGGTACAGTGAATACAAGAGTATGTCATTAAGTGTTTGCCAGAAGTAAGAATTCTGAACCTTCCCCCAAGGTACAGAGTGTGTGGTCCACTCTGATACAGAGAGGATCTCATAAGCAAAAGTAATATGTAGCAAAAAATTTGGGGGGGTGTTGTGCTGTTACAAATTAGGCATTTAAATGTCCCATTATAGTTTAACAAAGTGTTTTCAGATATATTGATGTCATGGTCAACAGGAAGAGGAAAATGCATGCAGGTGTAGAAGCGCAGCTATGTGAACTGGAATATCCTTGTGGTAAGAGAGATAAGCTGAGCAGTGTTGCTGGCTTGGCAGGAGAGTAGTTGAGCTTGAAAATCCGAACATGGAAGACCTTGGGGCTCTGGAATGATGAAGAATTAGAATGTGTTGCTTATATTCAGTGTGTCGAAATGTAATTTGTGACTTTAGAAGAACATGAGATGAGGCCACATGAGATCCACAAAATGAGAGAAGGGAAGACAGAAGGATGGTtgaacttgcctgaggtcacacagctattctcaggtgaaactgaaattccagtgTCCTTGCTTTTCCCTCTGATTTCTCTTTATTGTACCTCTGCTCCATGATGCCTCTTTCCTTGTGTCTGTTATGCCCTTATTCTGAGAATGGGAGAAGCTCACTGTAGATCGAGAAGCTTTTTGGCCTGTAGAATAAGACCTTATTGCATGTAAGTGAGGCGGAGAAATAAGTTCATTCTGCATTTTAACACCATCTTTTCCCCTACATAATGCAGAAATCTAGTCTTGACCCCGGTAGCTCTAGTTTCACTTTCTTGCAGCTGCTGGCTAGAGCAGGGCTAAGGTCATCTTAGTTCAGTGGGATTTTTTGGTGTCCATTACTCCAATCCATTTTCCACCTCTCATTGAAGAAGCTCATCACAAACTGCAGTTAAGCCCCAGATTCCTGTTTCTAGTAACCTGCTCTGCCTGGGGCACCCCACTGCAGCGTTAGTTTCCACCCAGCAGAGCCTCTTGATAGAGATTCTTTGAagtctaaaagggaaaaaatatgtaGGCTTAGGATCTCTGGCATGTGGAATGTTAGGGCTATGGAGGAAGAAGATGCTATTTGATTCAAACGAATTGCTGAGGCTGAGACACTGGGTAAAAAGAAAGGCAAGCCCAACGTTGTTCTCTGGCCTGTCAGCTAACAGTTCTACAAAGGGTCCCCTTTTAGCTGAAGACAGCGATGGTTTCAGTCTGGCATTTCCACTCCTGTTTTCAGCA
This region of Bos indicus isolate NIAB-ARS_2022 breed Sahiwal x Tharparkar chromosome 22, NIAB-ARS_B.indTharparkar_mat_pri_1.0, whole genome shotgun sequence genomic DNA includes:
- the ZNF502 gene encoding LOW QUALITY PROTEIN: zinc finger protein 502 (The sequence of the model RefSeq protein was modified relative to this genomic sequence to represent the inferred CDS: deleted 2 bases in 1 codon), with product MLNMQGAEERVIGREICSGWMNKPAPEQNGTDIELPGVASKRSREDEYQDSTFEEKRIYENMKENPPREAPGPRFFREGFGAITFIHKEAPPEMISQEYHFERGLLLTSSLVTHLRVSTEESLHKWETSNIHTNEISGQSKCLTLSTQKKSWKCGECGKTFTQRSSFTQHQRTHTRPYTCEECGKTFSRSSFLIRHQRIHTGVKPYACEQCGKTFRCRSFLTQHQRIHTGEKPYKCNECGNSFRNHSHLTEHQRTHTGEKPYKCNRCGKAFSQNTHLIHHQRIHTGEKPYLCNECGSSFRKHSNLTQHQRIHTGEKPYKCDECGKTFHTKANLSQHQRIHTGEKPYKCKECGKAFCQSPSLIKHQRIHTGEKPYKCKECGKAFAQSTPLTKHQRIHTGERPYKCSECGKAFIQSICLIRHQRSHTGEKPYKCNECGKGFNQNTCLTQHMRIHTGEKPYKCQECGKAFAHNTSLTEHHRTHTGEKLYKCSECEKTFRKYAHLSEHYRIHTGEKPYECVDCGKFFRHSSVLFRHQKLHTGAKPSECSECGKCFTQRSSLTQPQRIHTGEKFYVCTECGTCFRKQSNLTQHLKIHTEEKPYKRNECEKAFQTKAGLIQHLRIHTGEKPYKCSECGKAFYQSPSLIKHLRVYTGEKPCKCDECGKAFSQRICLTRHQRSHSGDRPYKCNDCGKAFNQRACLMQHWRIHSGEKPYTCTKCGKAFTQNSSLVEHERTHTGEKLYKCSECEKTFCKQAHLSEHYRIHTGEKPYEHADCGKSFRHSSALARHQRLHAGEYTRDTTRVKYENKVFFQNS